The nucleotide window GTCACTCAGATTTCACTCCCTATCAGCATGCTCGGTGTCAGCACATGgaactgattggctgcttgtaTTTATGACGGTATGGGGCTGATCCCGGGTTAGATCCAGGTTGTTGCATTTCTTgtgttaatgattacagagctgctttAATTTGTGTCCATCCAGAGTTCAGCTCTGAGTGTTGGGGCTTTGATGAAGCTTTTGGTATCATTTTAGTTCCACCTGAAATCCCAATTCTTCTTCACCAATCACAGTTTGTGTCCCCGGATcctcacaaatatttattttataattgttgcCTTTCTAACACAAATCTTCATACTGggattttgaataaaataactttacagcAGAGCCTCTTATTGcaatcatatttacatatttttacacatatttcttTCCCAGCACTACAGCTGCCGGAACGGCCATTTGCCTGTGTGTAGCTTTCTTCTGAGTGTTGGCGCTGACAGCAATGCCCAGACACATGGGGGCAGCACTGCTCTGCACCGGGCAGCATACTGTGGTCACCTCCCAGTGGTCCAACTATTACTGAAACACCGGGCCGACCCCGGCAAGAAAGACTCGGATGGGAGGACCGCTCTACACAAGGTAAGTGCAAGGAACTCACAAAACCATtgtaaagggctctatttataacccagggaatctgacattccctcaaacattccctggtggtaatcagttactgccattgaaacacatggatctgaaagattcccatgagggaatgttggattccctgttttataaatggagcccaaagtGTGTGAGCTGGATGAGTCCTTGCAGCCGGCTGCTTTTTGCCTTCCTGACATTATGATTCCTCTACTCAGAAATAGGAACCAGAAAGTTACATTTCATATTCTCTGCATGATGGCAAATTTGTTCTTTTGTGGCCCTATTGCTTCCAATCTATTTCCTGTTCTTGTGCTTGGCGGGGCGGGGGGGGGTATTGTAAATTGGTCGCATTGTCTTCTTCAGTGGATTTCCTGTATTAGATTCTGATTCCTTGTAATGTCCCCCTTGTCTGACGTCGGCTCCCTGGCATTGGCGTAGATTATATATCTGCCTGTGTATTGTCTGTAGATATTTACTTGTCTGCTGCGGGTTTGGGAACAACTTCTGTAGGCAGCGTCGCCAAATACCGAATGATAACATAAACCCCTCTAGGAATACTCATCTGTGTCTGACATCAAACTGATTTGGTGCCAGTTATCTACACAGGATAACAAACAAATGAAGCTGCGTTTGCTCACTGTAGTTTTTTCACAAAAGTAATGAACGCCTCTGGTAGAGGTATCACaaagctgacgcgtttcgcatgAGAATGCAAACTTCTGATTATAAGGCTTTGTACACGTATTctataattgtcgttggaaagatgtttcacgatcctttccaacaacaaaagactgcacaaagCATGAACGAGCGCcgtacatacagaaccattctgctctatgtaaatggggagggggagaacgatggagcggcaccccgctgcgctttccccccattcactttcattacaattgtttgtgAATCCACAGTGATAGATCCATGAActacgccagattctcgtctgctATAAACCCTCAGGCGACTatcggacgtgtgtacgtagcctaaaaatatttatctgataTCAAACTAATTTGGTTCAAGTTATATACATAGCGTAAAGATCGAATAAAGCTGCTTTTTgttcactgctgttttttttttttttccagtagtaATGAACTCTAATAGAGGCATTACAAAGAATCTGACGAGTTTTACATAAAATTAGGTGAAAAATGCGTCAGCGTCCTTGTGATGATCCCACCGCCACTGTGTACATTAAATCAACCTACATTAGGAAGGAGCAGCTTTTACATATTGTGGGCCCGGCTTAGCTTGGAGTCTGAGGGTGCCTGGAGGACATCGTCTCTCTGGCATTGGCGTAGATTATATATCTGCCTGTGTGTTGTCTGTAGATATTTacttttgttgtttcttttactAAGGGAACTGGAAATGGATTTGTTGAACCTTTTCTTTGTGGActtcaatattgttttaatatatatttgttttttttccccccaggcAGCAGAGGGAGGTCAGCGGGAGATTTGCCATTTTCTCCTTCATCACTATAAAGGGCTCAGTGAAATACGAGACGGCAGAGGCCAAACTGCTGCAGCTTTGGCCCCATCTAAGGTGGCCGACGTTTTCTCTGTATAAATGTTCAGATGGCGCCAATGGTTTCATCTAAGCAGAAGTCACATTATCTGCCTTGTGCAACCAGAGCTCCTGTATGCAAAGCGGCACAGCATTTCAATATAAAATGCAAGAGGAGCCAATGAAGTAAATGGAAGCATAAGTCTGATACACTTGTTGTAGGTTTCCTTGCATTTAATTGGTCGCAGGATTTTCATGTGGGCGGAGTACAGAGCAGAGGCCGGTTTGCAGATTACAATTCAGGACACCGAGCAGACTAAAGGAGGTGAATGTTCAATTTTCCAACACCAATAAAGTCACAAAATCTTCTCTGATGTTAGAAGATTGGCTGCCAATCCAACAATATGCCATGAGctgaacttttatttaataaGAGATCAGTTGTCACCTGTAGGGCCGATTTCGCTCATCTCCATTATAAGCAAATATCAGCTCAATATAAgaggtgtgtgtatgtatatagaaATCCTTGTCACACGCACCCCTCTAGGACatatctagagctgccccaactccatggaatggtctcctcgttttattcagcttgctcctactttctgctcattaaaattcccccagcggtaaccctgagtgtgactcggggtagaaaaaagatgctggaagcggtaaccccaaatcacattcgaggtaggtaaacctattggaagtaataataaataaagggcttacctgatccgccggcgtcctccatcgtccttcgCGCCTTCCTTCTTCCTCCCGCCGGCAttctctgcacccaatgagtcaccggtAGTAGTGACTTCTGTGTGTACGGACGTTCTGttcggggtgggaaattcaaatctatttgtattgcattcgatacaaaataactgtattgcatgcaatacagtagatttttttaatttatataattttattataaaagcagtacattatttttcataaacatttattttatagtataatatatagtatgggtatatttatttaaaaaatatctattttttttaaatgtattactttggcatgattttgtgtttcaaactttattatactcatattattattatactgtaaaatacatttccgtgaaaaacaatgtactgcctttagacataaaaccaaactgaaatgaactgctcaggaggttaaaagagCCCCTAAATCCCaacgctttaacctcacctacccgtcttcttctgtctcctaaaccctcactacttcccaccattccatatccccctcctattgtgtgatttcccccccccccagattgtaagctcttcagggcagggtcctctcctgtatctgtctgtcatttgcaacccctattgtgTAATATAAACTTACTTTAATAATCTATATATAGGCAGCCTCTAGTGAGTGGGGTCTAACCTGCAGCTCTGATTTCTGCACAAATTTTTGAGGAAatatactgaaatgtatttattttgcctgcagttcagcttttgATAAAAAGGTGGCACTTCTATtcatgtaaaaagaaatggaTTATTTTTAGTGCACATTTTAtctaattaatttttattttgcagggatGTTGGTTCTCTCCTTCTCTAGATTGGATAAGAGTTTTActcttgcatatttttatttgggAGATTTTACTTCACTTTCTTTTTAAGGTCAAACTTTTACccactttcctaaaaaaaaatattcttcctaTCTGTTCCTGTATCCTCACGGAAAAGATCTCCTTTACCCTCTGCCTTGGTAACGCCCATCACACACACAGGCACTGATTGTAAATTTCCTTGCAAGTCAGTCAAATCTAgtgcttcaaaaaaaaatgttgcctttagattttatatgtaaatatatgtaaagcttttattttgttcCGTGAATAGGACGTATGGCTTCTATACCGGGCATGATATAttcacaccacccggcacttttcagtaaccacccggctgtttatggGTGATTAttgatgagctgggtcacaacacggggctgccacccacctacagcttattcccacccagcttaaaatcaTTTCTGGGATGAACCCTGTTTATGTCCTGTATACATCTTACTGACCCATAAAGGTGAGAATGTTCTATTTACTGCCCCTTAtccctgttagattgtaagctctgagGGACAGGGCTCTCCCAGCATTTCATAGTACCATTGTCTGCCTTTATATTCTGGCTCTGGGCCCAGTTCTGagctgtttatttgtatttttctatgtcCTGCAGCAGGAAAcaatgttggcattttataaattatttaaaaaaagtaggaATCTGTTAAGAAAGCATAAAGACTGATGGAGGGGTCGGGAAAACCATTCACCAATCCATTTTTAACATTACCTTTAAcagcagcgctgggtcccaggtttgattctcagccagtacactatctgcatggagttttgcaggttctccccatgtttgtgtgggtttcctccgggtactccagtttcctcccacattccaaaaacatgcagttaggtttattggcttccccccaaaattggccttagtctgtattaaagacatatgacgatggtagagacattagattatgaTCTCCTTTCGgggcagctagtcacatgactatggactttgtacattgctgcatattgTCAGTGCTATGTggatactgtgtaatgataatttACCAGAGCACTGTTTCCTAGCTGACTGAAGAAGTTGCTATGATTTATATTGCAGACCTTTGGCCATTCTGTATGGTGGGGTTGCACAACTTTAGCCATATCCTGAGGGTCCACTGCCTGCGATATGTATCCCATAACTAGTTCTGCTCATTGGGGTAGGTGGGGAATTTTCTAATGAATGTGATCTGGTGCTGATCAAGGGGCAACTTTTTCAGACAAAACCCAGCCCAAGGCAACGTCAGTAGTTTTAGTGAACGGCACTATCCTGTTTACTGGAAATGCACCCAGaacaggtaactttttttttttataaatggaaaaaCTTGTTCCAAAATCatgcatatgactatggtggggacattagattgtgagtgccttcgagggacagctagtgatatgaatCTGTACAGCGCTCTTACAgagtaatatgtcggtgctataaatactgttataaaaAGGAACAGCACTTCCTTTAATTAAAGGGGATAGTTCACTCATAGCTATAAATGGAACCTGGTTGCAGGATCCCTGATACTACTGGAGGATTCATGGTGGCCTCACCATAATTCTGCCCACCTCTAgctgttttacaatttttgtacaGATCCCCCCCCCCAGGTACTTCCAGGTATAGAAGATAAGTAATAATGGCTTCAGGGCTGGGCCAATCACCGATGTCACATGTGGGCGCTCTTAGCTTCCTGTAAGCCATGATTTCATCAAATTATAACTTACAGCAGGAAACGGATGGGGAAAGCCAAAATGACCCTGCTGCAACGTCACTGTAATAAGTCAGCAAACTACTTCCAGCAACGAGTCGTGATTTTAGTGTCACAGCTCGGTCATTTTAGCAAATATAGAACAGGGCATTCAGGCTAATATACAGGAGCAGATTTTCACTTTCAATCTTGTATTGGAAGGAATTCAGCAGCTGACTGATCATAGGAGGCATTAGGTTCGAAATGATTGTAAGTGTTGCAGCTATTTAGAATGCAGTGGATACGCTCGTGTACAAGGCCTTGGGTTGGTTGATGAAGGGTGATTAGTAGACCTTAAAGTTCCCACGccggttattattgcagaaaggggcagccAATGTCCTTTCTGCCATAATGTCTTTCTTGTCTGATCGCTCTGGGCGACAAAGCTAAGCTGCGTATGTGTAGCGCCATTTTTGCTTGCCAGAGAAACCCGGGACGGTGATTCTGGCTTGTGTGTGCCAGGTCTGAATGTAAATTATGTCATCCCAacatagccaatcaagatggatcaCCTCCGTGTGCTACTTCCcccctctagattgtaagctcttgaggtcctctcctcttcctgtgtctgtcTTTTGagaaccctatttaatgtacagcgctgtgtaatatgttggcactatataaatcctgttaaatattaATCACTATCTTTGGGAGGACGATGTGCACATAGATAGGCGAGTCGATctggtttagttcctctttacaaAACAAGCAACAGCTCCGTCATTTATCTAGCAAGGGAAATGAGGATTAAAATGAACCACAAAAGCTTCAGCGGGCCCTGGTTTATAACTTCCATTGGTGGATGAAATGCcagatctgtttttgttttatctctGATGTCTAACTTATAGCCGTATCCTTCTAATGAATGGCGAGAGGTAAAATCTTCTGCTCATTGTCCATCTCTTCTCATCCATCCTTCCGCTATGCAGAAGTTTGCTTCCAAGCGGACGACCTGCAGCCATTTGGTGGGTACTATAACCAACACGTCACCAACACACTACAAATTAAGATAAAATGTCTGTTTATGCTTCCAATTTCCACTTTTCCCAGCCCTTGATTAgcttaatacaaaataaacataatatctATAACTCTATAAAGTATTAATAACCCCGACACCTTCACAGTCCTCCCATTGGGGCTTCCGCTACTTGAACTTCCTCTGCAGCCAGAAATGTCGGGGACAATGGCAAGAAATGTCTACGCTGAAGTGTGCAGTCCCTGTGACCGGCCAGGGAACGTCACTTCATCCTATGGAGGTtcactgaaaaaagaaatggCACCAGTAATGGACTGAGGCACGGTCAGCGCTACTCGCGAGTCTCTGATCCCAGGTTGGTAGTGAGGTAAGTTAAGGTGACGATCACTCTGCTTTCTTCTGCATTTCAGTGCTCGGCTTTACTTCCTTCTTCAGATCTGGGGGATGAAACACAAACAGTTCACCAACCATGGCAGATATTGGTAAAGAAGGACAATGGTTTCACAAAGATGCCAGAGCAAGCTTTTGTAAAAGGGAGGGATGGCAAAGCAAGCGTTGTGAATGACGTCTGCAATCCAAGTTAATGAAAAGTGTTTTGTAGCTGCAACCCCAAACTGGCTGCTTAAATTGGAACCAAAGTCCCACATTACAAAGTGAAGGATCAGACAGgccagacaatgtcccttctgcaataacccagCATACCTACCTGATCTCACTCACATGCGGAAAGgctaagctgcgcatgtgcagactcagctttggttgccagggtaACCCAGCAATCCGGGCTTCCCTTGCATGCGCAGCACCTTTGATATGGCACAGGTAGGGGAGTTGTGTGcgttagttcctctttaaacaggGGCCGCTACCATTTCATTCTCTCACTTGGCATATTTTTTCTAACAGGCCTTTGTGCCACAGATATCAGGGTTGCTTCCTCTTCTTCCAGACCTGGACAGCACTTGCATAATAAGCACCCCCTAAGCCTGGGATATTGCAAGTCCAGCCTATGGGATGACACCCCCTATAGGCTGTGTGAAGAGACTGCCTGGGCTCATAGGAAAGGTGCACAATGATGGTGTACAGCACAAAAAGAATGGCCAACTCTCTTAAGTGTGAAATGGGTtggtagaatttttttcttttgaacacaGGTCTGGGTGGAGTTGGGGGATATAAAATGGAGTTCTAAATTAAAGCGGAACTCAAAATACCAAAACACACCTTTAGTCCTGCATATCTGGCAGGAGGGTTCTACgtttgggtcctgcgtcatcccagtatccatcggaggaagcaccaggcgctgACGTCTTTTTCTCTGATCTTCGTCGCACCTCAcacgatctcgcactgcgcatgtgtgagatcggcagttttttttcttacattaaagtAAGGGCTCCTGCGCATGGCCGAGATGCATAAGGAGCAGcccagccaagagcctcccaggatgcatgacgtaggtatcccaggaggctctgcactccattCTGTCATGATCGTCAttgttgtctacccctttatgtaaagtaaaaattttgagtttagatctgctttaaactgTCTAGACAATGAGTTCACATTTTCACGCCATTGCTAATCAATGCAAAATGTTAGCTGCATGGCTGCCTCTGGCCATTGTTATGCAGCACAGACCATGGACAATGCAGCCACCAAAACACTGCTGAGAACATTTAAGTGACCTTGGATGACAGTCAGGCAATCGGCCTTTCCAGAaacaattcttttaataaattccGTTCTTTGCGCAGCTTTTACTTACCTACCGAGTATAACTGACGGCTACAAATAGCACCAGAAACCATGGTTAGCATGGCCAATCTACAACTCATACAGCGGCATCCCCTTAGTGTCCCTTTGGTGCGAGGAACGGACACAATACTGACGTATTCTTGTGCAGTGatagaatagaataataataataatacattatatttgcaTCACCCTGACCTGAGGTATCTTTTCTGATAAAAGGAGgtaaaacaaattctggggaAATGGGACTGTGCTGTGATGGTGAAATGTAACACAAAGGCAATCATGAAATATCTACATTACAGATCTATAGAATATGGcgtgtaaaagcagtaaaaggAGTCTTATCATGGCTTTTATACTTCATTAAATCTTATTTAGAAAGAAGAAGTGTTAAGAAATGTTTACTAATTTATTATTCTCACAGCAAATTGTTGTGAGCTTCACAGCCTGGTAAATGAGCAGCTGGAAGCAGCAAAGCCCAGGTAAGATTTACCCTACATGTGTATTATATAAGCCCAATTCTCTGTTAAATATCAAAAGCAGCCATGATAAATCCTTTCACTGTGCAGCCGGGTGAGCGTGCAGCAAGCAAAGAATATGAAGCAGGGGGTCCAACTCGTCATCCAGGAACCAGATTCACACTCTGTTACAAACagctctatttatgaagcagggaatctgacattccctcaaacgttccctggctgccattgaaacccatggagcagaagat belongs to Pyxicephalus adspersus chromosome 2, UCB_Pads_2.0, whole genome shotgun sequence and includes:
- the ANKRD39 gene encoding ankyrin repeat domain-containing protein 39 isoform X1, producing the protein MAHAGLVGGMDAHGGCSSHSRCCAGVGTGAAGGVRETVQEMDFQRGIWSAALDGDLDRIQRFIRKGTDPNLTDDFGYTALHYSCRNGHLPVCSFLLSVGADSNAQTHGGSTALHRAAYCGHLPVVQLLLKHRADPGKKDSDGRTALHKAAEGGQREICHFLLHHYKGLSEIRDGRGQTAAALAPSKVADVFSV